A region of Lepeophtheirus salmonis chromosome 13, UVic_Lsal_1.4, whole genome shotgun sequence DNA encodes the following proteins:
- the Hmgcl gene encoding LOW QUALITY PROTEIN: hydroxymethylglutaryl-CoA lyase, mitochondrial (The sequence of the model RefSeq protein was modified relative to this genomic sequence to represent the inferred CDS: substituted 1 base at 1 genomic stop codon), with translation MKFPLSTILKRIHPRRKLHSINFSSASNFVKIVEVGPRDGLQNEKTQVPTDVKLKFIEYLCQSGLKTVEATSFVSPKWVPQMADHKEILATVLKDQSWRSIDFPVLVPNLKGFESALSLGVKEIAVFGAASEGFSQKNINCSIKESLKRFEGVMNAAKXSGVKVRGYVSCIIACPYEGPVKPSQVAWVAKRMEEMGCYEISLGDTIGAGTPGTMDTVLNEVLDVIPIEKIAVHCHDTFGQALANILVSIKKGVRVVDASVAGLGGCPYAKGASGNVSTEDVVYMLQGTDYETGVDLQKLIEAGQYISHFLDRPNMSKVALALSSRK, from the exons ATGAAATTCCCTTTGTCCACGATCCTCAAGAGAATACATCCTCGGAGAAAGCTCCACTCTATAAACTTTTCTAGTGCCTCAAATTTCGTTAAAATTGTTGAGGTGGGTCCAAGAGATGGACTCCAAAACGAGAAAACTCAAGTTCCTACGGATGTGAAGCTAAAATTCATAGAATATCTTTGTCAATCTGGTCTTAAAACCGTGGAAGCTACTTCTTTTGTCTCACCTAAATGGGTTCCACAGATGGCGGATCATAAGGAGATTTTAGCTACTGTTTTGAAGGATCAGTCCTGGAG ATCCATCGATTTCCCTGTTCTAGTTCCAAATCTAAAGGGCTTTGAGTCAGCTCTGAGTCTAGGAGTGAAGGAAATTGCAGTTTTTGGAGCAGCATCTGAGGGCTTCTCACAAAAGAACATCAATTGCTCTATTAAAGAAAGTCTTAAACGCTTCGAAGGAGTAATGAATGCGGCTAAATAATCTGGAGTAAAAGTCCGGGGCTACGTTTCATGCATCATTGCTTGTCCATATGAGGGCCCCGTGAAACCTTCACAAGTTGCATGGGTTGCTAAACGTATGGAAGAGATGGGATGCTATGAAATATCTTTAGGAGATACTATTGGAGCGGGTACACCGGGAACAATGGATACCGTTCTTAATGAAGTCTTGGACGTAAttcctattgaaaaaatagCTGTTCATTGCCATGATACCTTTGGCCAGGCTTTAGCCAATATCCTTGTATCTATAAAGAAGGGGGTTCGAGTTGTGGATGCAAGTGTTGCTGGACTAGGGGGATGTCCTTATGCTAAAGGGGCATCTGGAAATGTTTCTACTGAAGATGTTGTTTATATGTTGCAAGGTACTGATTACGAAACAGGAGTAGACTTGCAGAAGTTAATAGAGGCAGGCCAATATATATCCCACTTTTTAGACAGGCCTAATATGTCTAAAGTTGCTTTAGCCTTGTCGAGTCGGAAGTAG